One genomic region from Amia ocellicauda isolate fAmiCal2 chromosome 4, fAmiCal2.hap1, whole genome shotgun sequence encodes:
- the LOC136747757 gene encoding protein phosphatase 1 regulatory subunit 15A: MDSPGQTWGRKAMERFGGHGSVAVPWSWQIWSALLQQLRVLLEFVYYSVWTVFQICRLEVHFRIMDELAGHRVQHLSADGNPGQSFIISSSYNSNTGVLVSGSGPLCANGADRAGKRDLSSLQAEDLCRSLVDDFVFRAAGCFDSGPADSDVPREATSSWELKHPSFWEACEFLEKNTMDEVCTESPEDEPLEVTSDDLMKSLPDCKPITVQDSFWDDDDEDADSSCEEFKSEDSQALWESFTKSKDPYNTFSFSACLSSCSQKESVQSAPHTLKHKDEQRDSSSAGDTEGESQNKSLRMYCLGRSWTDSDSDWESSSEASEGDLEENEKLWESFNNPSDPYNLLHFTACPVASSPKKTSQEGQKKCSGRAKQDRNCSEIESLSSDSVFESPSLWQDIDLEERQHSEDLSSDSEQNDDLWKSFSQSADPYHPLHFRACLESSPTARKKSIHLKNEESTANISQKVTCSKPVLPKRHFKHYCPKSLQVTIWKKSSNVVPEGVQKKDEKQMKKVSFSPVVQVHVMHAWSFASRAARRGPWEEMARDRVRFRRRIQDMEQAIGYCFSTAHRGKMQDYLSHKCRTPPAVVA; encoded by the exons ATGGACTCCCCCGGCCAGACGTGGGGCAGGAAGGCGATGGAGCGCTTCGGCGGGCACGGCAGTGTGGCAGTGCCCTGGAGCTGGCAGATCTGGAGCgccctgctgcagcagctgcggGTCCTGCTGGAGTTCGTGTACTACAGCGTCTGGACGG TTTTCCAGATATGCCGTCTGGAGGTGCACTTCAGGATTATGGACGAGCTGGCGGGGCATCGCGTCCAGCACCTGAGCGCCGATGGAAACCCCGGCCAGTCCTTCATCATATCCTCCTCATACAACTCCAACACGGGCGTCCTTGTCTCGGGTTCAGGTCCGTTATGCGCAAACGGGGCGGACAGGGCCGGGAAGCGCGACCTCTCCAGCCTGCAGGCGGAGGACCTGTGCCGCAGCCTGGTGGACGACTTTGTCTTCCGCGCTGCCGGATGCTTCGACTCGGGTCCTGCTGACAGTGATGTCCCCCGGGAAGCCACTTCCAGCTGGGAACTCAAGCACCCTAGTTTTTGGGAAGCATGTGAATTCCTGGAAAAAAACACCATGGATGAGGTGTGCACAGAAAGCCCAGAAGACGAACCCCTTGAAGTCACGTCGGATGATCTTATGAAAAGTCTGCCTGACTGCAAACCGATTACAGTCCAGGATTCTTTCtgggatgatgatgatgaagatgcagACAGCAGCTGTGAAGAGTTCAAAAGCGAGGACAGCCAGGCGCTGTGGGAGTCTTTTACAAAATCGAAAGACCCTTATAACACCTTCAGCTTCTCTGCTTGCCTGTCAAGCTGCTCCCAGAAggaaagtgtccagtcagctCCTCACACACTGAAGCATAAAGATGAGCAACGGGACAGTTCCTCTGCCGGTGACACAGAAGGAGAATCGCAAAACAAGAGCCTCAGGATGTACTGTCTGGGCCGTTCCTGGACAGACAGTGACAGCGACTGGGAGAGTTCCAGTGAAGCCAGCGAAGGAGATCTGGAGGAAAATGAGAAGCTATGGGAGTCCTTTAATAACCCCTCTGACCCATACAATCTTCTGCACTTTACAGCTTGTCCTGTGGCTTCAAGCCCAAAGAAGACATCTCAAGAGGGTCAGAAGAAGTGTTCTGGGCGAGCTAAACAAGATCGAAATTGCTCTGAGATAGAAAGTTTAAGCTCAGACAGTGTGTTTGAGAGTCCGTCTTTATGGCAGGACATTGACTTGGAAGAAAGGCAGCACTCTGaagacctgtcctctgattctGAGCAGAATGATGACCTTTGGAAGTCCTTCTCACAGAGCGCGGACCCCTACCACCCTTTACATTTCCGAGCTTGCCTTGAAAGCTCTCCAACTGCGAGAAAGAAAAGTATCCATCttaaaaatgaagagagtacagCAAACATTTCACAGAAAGTCACCTGCTCAAAGCCAGTCTTGCCAAAGAGACATTTTAAGCATTACTGTCCCAAGAGTCTTCAGGTTACCATCTGGAAGAAATCATCAAATGTGGTCCCAGAAGGGGTCCAAAAgaaagatgaaaaacaaatgaaaaag gtgtCGTTTTCTCCAGTAGTCCAAGTCCATGTAATGCACGCCTGGTCGTTTGCGTCGCGTGCCGCCCGCCGAGGCCCCTGGGAGGAGATGGCCCGTGACAGAGTGAGATTTCGTCGAAGAATTCAAGACATGGAGCAGGCCATTGGCTACTGCTTCAGCACAGCGCACAGGGGGAAAATGCAAGACTACTTGTCTCACAAATGTCGCACTCCACCTGCAGTTGTAGCTTGA
- the rps13 gene encoding small ribosomal subunit protein uS15 — translation MGRMHAPGKGLSQSALPYRRSVPTWLKLTSDDVKEQIYKLAKKGLTPSQIGVILRDSHGVAQVRFVTGNKILRILKSKGLAPDLPEDLYHLIKKAVAVRKHLERNRKDKDAKFRLILIESRIHRLARYYKTRRVLPPNWKYESSTASALVA, via the exons ATGGGTCGTATGCACGCTCCCGG AAAGGGCTTGTCCCAGTCGGCGCTGCCATACAGGCGCAGTGTGCCCACA TGGCTGAAACTAACATCTGATGATGTTAAAGAACAGATCTACAAATTGGCCAAGAAGGGTCTGACTCCCTCACAGATTG GTGTGATCCTGAGGGACTCCCATGGTGTTGCCCAGGTGCGTTTCGTAACTGGCAACAAGATCCTGAGAATCCTGAAGTCGAAGGGCCTGGCCCCCGACCTTCCTGAGGATTTGTATCACCTGATCAAGAAGGCGGTGGCTGTCAGGAAGCACTTGGAAAGGAACAGAAAG GACAAGGATGCCAAGTTCCGTCTGATTCTCATTGAGAGCAGAATTCACAGACTGGCCCGTTACTACAAGACCAGGAGAGTACTCCCACCCAACTGGAAGTA CGAATCTTCCACAGCTTCAGCCCTGGTTGCATAA